Proteins encoded together in one Carya illinoinensis cultivar Pawnee chromosome 3, C.illinoinensisPawnee_v1, whole genome shotgun sequence window:
- the LOC122304981 gene encoding dynein light chain LC6, flagellar outer arm-like has protein sequence MFSNAYKSVLLDRDHGYWRRWSSFLLAELQIHSHRFFLANIYIGAVIVYLRKSFLGFQKESPKMLEGKARIKETDMPEKMQIQAMACASQALDLHDVIDCISIAAHVKREFDKMYGSGWQCVVGSNFGCFFTHTPGTFLYFALETLNFLIFKGASS, from the exons ATGTTCTCAAACgcttataaatcagtccttttGGACCGTGACCATGGATATTGGAGGAGATGGTCAAGCTTCTTGTTGGCTGAGCTCCAGATTCACAGCCATAGATTCTTccttgcaaatatatatataggtgctgTCATAGtgtatttgagaaaatcatttCTGGGATTCCAAAAGGAGAGCCCAAAGATGTTGGAAGGAAAAGCTCGGATTAAGGAAACTGACATGCCAGAGAAGATGCAGATTCAAGCCATGGCTTGTGCTTCTCAGGCCCTAGATCTCCACGATGTGATTGATTGCATCTCAATTGCTGCTCATGTCAAGAGG GAGTTTGATAAGATGTATGGGAGTGGATGGCAATGTGTGGTGGGTTCAAATTTTGGCTGTTTCTTCACTCATACACCCGGGACTTTCTTGTATTTTGCTCTGGAGACCCTCAATTTCCTTATCTTCAAGGGAGCCTCTTCCTAA
- the LOC122304979 gene encoding uncharacterized protein LOC122304979 produces MPQDSLRLAVYRSFVTCHDPKGFVDCKTIRRSRKSSQEMDHKIESQRTPKNSNTSMAYKAEKGEVLSKGLKEEVHGPSSFQLMEVSRGAQKLNQMIDMWSKGVKFNGQSKVIAKDLLKSSLDLQESLIVLGKLQEASDYMVQLKKKQKSESRRIDEVGNERTYSRQYEDQNTSIAYKAEEGEMLSKGLTEEVHNPSSFQLLEVSRGAQKLTQMIDSWSKGVTFDGHSEDIAKDLLNGALDLQKSLIVLGKLQEASDYMAKLKRQNEKSERRRIDEVGVERTYSSQLEDHIFSMELQKPRLSVNGCSRNHIEELKKVIVDSLARQNLLPNPTSKETDFLHKRCLDSASETPSISSNKSLMVHASDIDSTDSFLSSTDPQSMTKAPNLIAKLMGLEEPPSKSMQATLQKHSESERISNQQRPMFDIDMPKGRKPLYTAQNVDPERRNLKKILETMEYKGLLKSIPARDLKPHSYHSSYFNSKQRLIDEMPPIVLIKPMRVPCQLENYDTPVLREGESLNTKETLPKLKVKEALPSKTHKEGALSSKKIRSKMDAAETPFKMHNLQGAKDHKVVRKTEEKEVKPKEKASNKLKAAGPAAHERQKKESIDKATGKIQKVAAASRGLLGMENVTAKIVPRSEVHAKVTSIKLKKPENGSNLINNQAPRQPSTTKKTISRHATKTLIANSSDQKRNQMKKTKPVREPIEAKSIIENSRSKEDDKMINLNSEHCSPLMRTNTALVDKLPMEEEKEVTESHFEEHCSISQSSLSEVTPSSPEHERDDKTTAVEVYNHIFHGRTDIKSSITGSNLRALLLSSPSFLSRVEELFDLNESSSAILRIPDIDDSIVANHRLFLECANELIERKGLRVSQAVHHSLLMRVGQFRACISIDKLVEEVCNGVENLRSYRKLTGGSLSVDSLFAILGRDINCNGVENGIWELGWEHGISVDYAEQVVNEIETLVFSGLIEEVLT; encoded by the exons ATGCCTCAAGACAGTCTGAGATTAGCCGTTTATAGATCATTTGTCACATGTCATGATCCAAAAGGATTTGTAGATTGTAAAACAATTAGAAGATCAAGGAAAAGTTCTCAGGAAATGGACCACAAGATCGAAAGCCAAAGAACACCAAAGAACTCAAATACGTCTATGGCATATAAGGCAGAGAAAGGGGAGGTGCTCTCTAAAGGGTTGAAAGAAGAAGTTCACGGTCCCTCTTCCTTTCAACTCATGGAGGTCTCCAGAGGAGCTCAGAAGCTAAACCAGATGATTGACATGTGGTCTAAAGGAGTGAAATTTAATGGGCAGTCTAAAGTTATTGCAAAAGACTTGTTGAAAAGTTCTCTTGATCTGCAGGAGTCCCTAATCGTGCTAGGAAAGTTGCAAGAAGCTTCAGATTACATGGTTCAGTTAAAAAAGAAGCAGAAGTCAGAAAGTAGAAGAATAGATGAAGTGGGGAATGAGAGAACATATTCTAGGCAATATGAGGATCAAAATACATCCATAGCATACAAGGCAGAGGAAGGGGAAATGCTCTCAAAAGGGTTGACGGAAGAAGTTCATAATCCATCTTCCTTTCAACTGTTGGAGGTCTCCAGAGGCGCTCAGAAGCTGACCCAGATGATTGACTCATGGTCCAAAGGAGTAACATTTGATGGGCATTCCGAAGATATTGCAAAAGATTTGTTGAATGGAGCTCTTGATCTGCAGAAGTCTCTAATCGTGCTAGGAAAGTTGCAGGAAGCTTCAGATTATATGGCCAAGTTAAAAAGGCAGAATGAGAAGTCAGAAAGGAGAAGAATTGATGAAGTGGGGGTTGAGAGAACATATTCTAGTCAACTTGAGGATcacattttctcaatggaacTTCAAAAGCCCCGACTTTCTGTTAATGGCTGTTCCAGGAATCACATTGAGGAGCTTAAGAAAGTGATTGTTGACAGCCTTGCTAGGCAGAATCTATTGCCAAACCCAACCTCTAAAGAAACAGATTTTCTTCACAAAAGATGTTTGGACTCAGCTTCAGAAACCCCTTCGATAAGCTCGAACAAGTCTTTGATGGTTCATGCAAGTGATATTGATTCCACTGACTCCTTTCTTTCATCAACAGACCCACAGAGCATGACAAAAGCCCCTAATTTGATTGCCAAGCTTATGGGTCTCGAAGAACCCCCTTCAAAATCAATGCAGGCCACCCTACAGAAACATTCAGAGAGTGAAAGAATTTCAAATCAGCAAAGGCCTATGTTTGACATCGATATGCCAAAGGGAAGGAAGCCCCTATATACGGCACAGAATGTGGATCCAGAGCGGAGGAATCTGAAGAAAATACTTGAAACCATGGAATATAAAGGACTTCTGAAGAGCATTCCTGCCAGGGATCTTAAGCCTCATTCCTACCATTCCAGTTATTTCAATTCCAAACAAAGGTTGATTGATGAGATGCCCCCCATTGTTCTTATTAAGCCTATGCGTGTCCCATGTCAATTGGAGAATTACGACACACCAGTGCTTCGGGAAGGTGAATCTTTGAACACTAAAGAGACTCTCCCAAAACTAAAAGTAAAAGAAGCGCTTCCTTCCAAAACTCACAAAGAAGGGGCTTTGAGTTCAAAGAAAATACGTTCCAAAATGGATGCAGCAGAGACGCCATTCAAAATGCATAACTTACAAGGAGCTAAGGATCATAAAGTAGTCAGGAAAACAGAAGAGAAAGAAGTCAAGCCTAAAGAAAAGGCTTCAAATAAGCTGAAAGCTGCTGGTCCTGCAGCTCACGAACGGCAGAAAAAAGAGTCAATTGACAAGGCAACTGGTAAGATTCAAAAAGTTGCTGCTGCCAGCAGGGGACTACTGGGGATGGAAAATGTGACAGCTAAAATTGTCCCAAGATCTGAAGTTCATGCCAAGGTGACCTCTATAAAGCTGAAAAAGCCTGAAAATGGATCCAACCTCATAAACAACCAGGCTCCCAGGCAACCAAGTACTACCAAAAAGACCATCTCAAGACACGCAACAAAAACTCTCATTGCTAATTCCTCTGATCAGAAAAGGAATCAGATGAAGAAGACGAAGCCCGTAAGGGAGCCTATTGAAGCTAAATCCATT ATCGAAAATTCCAGATCCAAAGAAGATGACAAGATGATCAATCTTAATAGTGAACACTGCTCTCCTCTGATGAGAACTAACACTGCTCTTGTGGATAAACTCCCCATGGAGGAGGAAAAGGAAGTCACTGAATCCCATTTTGAAG AGCATTGCAGTATTAGCCAGAGTTCTCTTTCTGAAGTCACACCATCAAGCCCCGAACATGAAAGGGATGATAAAACTACTGCAGTGGAAGTTTACAATCACATCTTTCATGGTAGAACAGATATCAAAAGCTCTATAACTGGAAGTAATCTTAGAGCGTTGCTCTTGAGCAGTCCATCATTCCTCAGTCGAGTGGAGGAGCTTTTTGATCTCAATGAGAGTAGTTCTGCAATTTTACGAATACCTGACATCGATGATTCGATAGTAGCCAATCATCGACTCTTTTTAGAATGTGCAAATGAACTCATTGAACGCAAAGGCCTTCGAGTGTCACAGGCAGTCCATCATTCGTTACTGATGCGTGTGGGCCAATTCAGAGCATGCATATCAATAGACAAGTTAGTGGAGGAAGTTTGTAATGGTGTTGAAAATCTGAGAAGCTACAGAAAGCTTACTGGTGGCAGTCTTTCTGTAGACAGTCTTTTTGCAATATTGGGAAGAGATATAAACTGCAATGGAGTGGAAAATGGAATTTGGGAGTTGGGTTGGGAGCATGGAATCTCTGTGGATTATGCAGAGCAAGTGGTAAATGAGATAGAGACGCTAGTTTTCAGTGGGTTGATTGAGGAGGTCCTTACATAG